The proteins below are encoded in one region of Longimicrobium sp.:
- the ftsE gene encoding cell division ATP-binding protein FtsE — protein sequence MIKLTSVYKEYPRSGAALKDVSFHVQKGELVFLTGHSGAGKSTILRLVQMADFPNAGEVRVSGFSSKTIRRREIPFLRRKLGVVFQDFRLLRDRTAEENVAFALEVTGVKRTAIGQRVNRVLTQVGLSHKAQALPDELSGGERQRVAVARALANEPLVLLADEPTGNLDEWAARGVFELFREINGMGMTVLMATHDLDLVRAHPEYRVIELAQGQVVYDSKASAPAPAPQPTVVETAGITLADTRGS from the coding sequence GTGATCAAGCTCACGTCGGTCTACAAGGAGTACCCCCGCTCCGGCGCGGCACTCAAGGACGTGTCGTTCCATGTGCAGAAGGGGGAGCTGGTGTTCCTGACCGGCCATTCGGGCGCCGGCAAGAGCACCATCCTGCGGCTGGTCCAGATGGCCGACTTCCCCAACGCGGGCGAGGTGCGCGTCTCCGGCTTCAGCAGCAAGACCATCCGCCGCCGCGAGATCCCCTTCCTGCGCCGCAAGCTGGGCGTGGTCTTCCAGGACTTCCGCCTGCTGCGCGACCGCACGGCCGAGGAGAACGTGGCCTTCGCGCTGGAGGTGACGGGCGTCAAGCGCACCGCCATCGGCCAGCGGGTGAACCGCGTGCTCACCCAGGTGGGCCTCAGCCACAAGGCGCAGGCGCTTCCCGACGAGCTTTCCGGCGGCGAGCGCCAGCGCGTGGCCGTGGCCCGCGCGCTGGCCAACGAGCCGCTGGTGCTCCTGGCCGACGAGCCCACGGGAAACCTGGACGAGTGGGCCGCGCGCGGCGTGTTCGAGCTCTTCCGCGAGATCAACGGGATGGGGATGACGGTGCTGATGGCCACCCACGACCTCGACCTGGTCCGCGCGCACCCCGAGTACCGGGTGATCGAGCTGGCGCAGGGGCAGGTGGTGTACGACAGCAAGGCCTCCGCGCCCGCTCCGGCCCCGCAGCCCACGGTGGTCGAGACGGCGGGGATCACCCTCGCCGACACGCGGGGGAGCTGA
- a CDS encoding STAS domain-containing protein has product MPHDRRRPVTSETNGKCVVLDAPPQIIIGLLESLRAELLRHVQEGAESILLNCKATTYVDSPGLSMLVRVRAAAMERGAVFALSHPTPALLEQLELTCLTGLLHPDHDGPDCTR; this is encoded by the coding sequence ATGCCCCACGACCGGCGGAGGCCCGTCACCTCCGAGACGAACGGGAAGTGCGTCGTACTGGACGCCCCGCCCCAGATCATCATCGGCTTGCTCGAATCGCTCCGCGCGGAGTTGCTGAGGCATGTGCAGGAGGGAGCGGAATCCATTCTTCTGAATTGCAAGGCGACCACCTATGTCGACAGCCCCGGCCTGAGCATGCTGGTACGGGTGCGGGCCGCGGCGATGGAGCGTGGCGCCGTGTTCGCGTTGTCGCACCCGACGCCGGCACTACTCGAACAGCTCGAACTTACCTGCCTGACGGGCCTGCTTCACCCCGACCACGACGGACCGGATTGCACCCGCTAG
- the pdxA gene encoding 4-hydroxythreonine-4-phosphate dehydrogenase PdxA, whose translation MGVTPVRVAVTLGDPRGIGPEVTEAALADREVAGAASFVRVGPDSLMRADEDVGVGRWTPEDGAAAAGRVAGEAIRRAVEMAMQGEVDAIVTAPIDKAAFHAGGWHWPGHTEMLRDLARVPEVAMMMAAERTALGGPLRVVLATTHIALRDVPGALSSDLLAHQAGMTWRALKDLWAIPAPRIALCAVNPHASDGGLFGDEEARIVEPAIRWLASAGIRAAGPVPADTVFTRAARGEFDAVIAPYHDVGMAAFKTAAFGSGVNVTLGLPFPRTSPDHGTALDIAGKGIADAGSMKEAILLAITLAERMRGARS comes from the coding sequence ATGGGCGTGACGCCGGTCCGCGTCGCGGTGACGCTGGGGGACCCCCGGGGGATCGGCCCGGAGGTGACGGAGGCCGCGCTGGCCGACCGAGAGGTCGCCGGCGCGGCCTCGTTCGTCCGCGTCGGTCCCGACTCGCTGATGCGGGCGGACGAGGATGTCGGGGTCGGGAGATGGACCCCGGAAGACGGCGCCGCCGCCGCGGGGCGCGTCGCCGGCGAGGCCATCCGCCGCGCGGTGGAGATGGCGATGCAGGGCGAGGTCGACGCGATCGTCACCGCGCCGATCGACAAGGCCGCCTTCCACGCGGGGGGATGGCACTGGCCGGGCCATACCGAGATGCTGCGAGACCTGGCCCGCGTTCCCGAGGTGGCGATGATGATGGCCGCGGAGCGCACCGCGCTGGGCGGCCCGCTCCGCGTGGTGCTGGCGACGACGCACATCGCGCTGCGAGACGTCCCCGGCGCCCTCTCCTCCGATCTCCTCGCGCACCAGGCGGGGATGACCTGGCGCGCGCTCAAGGACCTGTGGGCGATCCCCGCGCCGCGGATCGCGCTCTGCGCCGTCAATCCCCACGCATCCGACGGCGGCCTGTTCGGCGACGAGGAGGCGCGCATCGTGGAGCCGGCGATCCGCTGGCTGGCGAGCGCCGGCATCCGCGCCGCGGGCCCCGTCCCCGCCGACACCGTCTTCACCCGCGCGGCCCGCGGCGAGTTCGACGCGGTGATCGCGCCCTACCACGACGTGGGGATGGCCGCGTTCAAGACCGCCGCGTTCGGCAGCGGGGTGAACGTAACGCTGGGCCTTCCCTTCCCCCGCACCTCGCCCGACCACGGCACCGCGCTCGACATCGCCGGCAAGGGCATCGCCGACGCGGGGTCGATGAAGGAAGCCATCCTCCTCGCGATCACCCTCGCCGAGCGGATGCGCGGCGCCCGATCCTGA
- a CDS encoding S4 domain-containing protein codes for MTDEVLRVDVLLHRLCLTKSRSEAKAACEAGAVKVDGKAARPSDAVPPGKRIEVRYPSRTLEVELLATPGKSTSKKQARELYRVLRDERTGDDGWA; via the coding sequence GTGACCGACGAGGTCCTGCGGGTGGACGTGCTCCTGCACCGCCTCTGCCTGACGAAAAGCCGCAGCGAGGCCAAGGCGGCGTGCGAGGCGGGAGCGGTGAAGGTGGACGGGAAGGCGGCGCGGCCCAGCGACGCGGTGCCGCCGGGGAAGCGGATCGAGGTGCGGTACCCGTCGCGGACGCTGGAGGTGGAGCTGCTGGCCACGCCGGGGAAGAGCACCTCGAAGAAGCAGGCGCGCGAGCTGTACCGCGTGCTGCGCGACGAGCGCACGGGCGACGACGGATGGGCGTGA
- a CDS encoding peptidylprolyl isomerase, producing MRALTALSAAALLAAPAALAAQQPAAPQPGQRVWDRVVAVVGDTSLLYSDVLIELERMQGQGQQVPTDPAARRQMEQEIVQRNVDDLVLLEAARRAGIVADPADIAGEVESQINRVQQSFGSQAAMEQALAQAGRTLDQYRAELTRQFTDQTLIQRYIGQRLSKMAMPAVTQAEIQQYFDRQKAQLGQRPATLSFQQAVVKPQASDSAEARARRKAEGILAEIRRGGDFEAIARRDSQDPSAQQGGMLGWFRAGQMVREFEQVAFALRPGDVSPIVKTEYGYHIIKLEKVRGGERQARHILIRPDISDADVARARQLADSIATAARGGASLTQLAARTSTPPEQRTLRDVLPDRLPAAYGGAIGEAAPGTIVGPFELNDGSGPSFVVAKVLERRPGGEYTLADVEEQIRSRIVQQKQVERLVAELRQVTAVTVMP from the coding sequence CGCGCCCCAGCCCGGACAGCGGGTGTGGGACCGCGTGGTGGCGGTGGTGGGCGACACCTCGCTGCTCTACTCCGACGTGCTGATCGAGCTGGAGCGCATGCAGGGACAGGGGCAGCAGGTGCCCACCGACCCCGCCGCGCGCCGCCAGATGGAGCAGGAGATCGTGCAGCGCAACGTGGACGACCTGGTCCTGCTCGAGGCCGCGCGCCGCGCCGGCATCGTGGCCGACCCGGCCGACATCGCGGGCGAAGTGGAGTCGCAGATCAACCGCGTGCAGCAGAGCTTCGGCAGCCAGGCCGCCATGGAGCAGGCGCTGGCGCAGGCCGGCCGCACCCTCGACCAGTACCGCGCCGAGCTGACCCGGCAGTTCACCGACCAGACGCTGATCCAGCGCTACATCGGGCAGCGGCTGTCGAAGATGGCCATGCCGGCCGTCACCCAGGCCGAGATCCAGCAGTACTTCGACCGGCAGAAGGCGCAGCTGGGGCAGCGCCCGGCCACCCTCTCCTTCCAGCAGGCGGTGGTGAAGCCGCAGGCCAGCGACTCGGCCGAGGCCCGCGCGCGGCGCAAGGCCGAGGGGATCCTGGCCGAGATCCGCCGCGGCGGCGACTTCGAGGCCATCGCCCGGCGCGACTCGCAGGACCCCAGCGCGCAGCAGGGCGGGATGCTGGGCTGGTTCCGCGCGGGGCAGATGGTGCGCGAGTTCGAGCAGGTGGCCTTCGCGCTCCGTCCCGGCGACGTGAGCCCGATCGTGAAGACCGAGTACGGCTACCACATCATCAAGCTCGAGAAGGTGCGCGGCGGCGAGCGCCAGGCGCGCCACATCCTCATCCGGCCCGACATCTCCGACGCCGACGTGGCCCGGGCGCGCCAGCTGGCCGACTCCATCGCCACCGCGGCACGGGGCGGCGCCTCGCTCACCCAGCTCGCCGCGCGCACCAGCACGCCGCCCGAGCAGCGCACCCTCCGCGACGTGCTGCCGGACCGCCTGCCGGCCGCGTACGGCGGCGCCATCGGCGAGGCGGCGCCGGGCACCATCGTGGGCCCCTTCGAGCTGAACGACGGGAGCGGGCCGTCCTTCGTCGTCGCGAAGGTGCTCGAGCGGCGCCCGGGCGGCGAGTACACGCTGGCCGACGTGGAGGAGCAGATCCGCTCGCGCATCGTGCAGCAGAAGCAGGTCGAGCGGCTGGTGGCCGAGCTGCGGCAGGTCACCGCCGTCACCGTGATGCCGTGA